The segment CGTGCAGCGCCGGGCGCCGGTCTACGACAAGGCGCAGGACGGCCATTACAATCTGATCTCGGCTCTGCATAAGTCCGTGCGCGGCTCCGACCCCGATGCGGCGCTCTACTATCTCGCCCGCATGTTCGACGCCGGCGAAGACCCGCTTTATCTCGGAAGGCGGCTGGTGCGCATGGCGGTGGAGGATATCGGTCTTGCCGATCCGCAGGCGCTGGTCATCTGCAACGCCGCCAAGGATGCCTATGATTATCTGGGGTCACCGGAAGGTGAATTGGCGCTAGCCGAGGCCTGCGTCTATCTCGCCACCGCCCCGAAATCGAACGCCGTCTACACCGCCTTCAAGGCCGCCACGCAGGCCGCCAAGCAGAACGGCTCATTGCTGCCGCCCAAACATATCCTCAATGCACCGACGAAGCTGATGCGCACGGAGGGATATGGCGACGGCTACCGCTACGATCACGACGAACCCGATGCCTTTTCGGGCCAGAATTATTTTCCGGAGAAGATGGGCCGCCAGATCTTCTACGATCCGCCGGAGCGTGGGTTCGAGCGCGAAATCCGCAAGCGGCTGGACTGGTGGGCGAAGCTGCGCAAGGAGCGCGGTGAACAATAGGATAGACGTCACCTGGCGGTGACGTTTTCCGCTGCCTTCTGTATGCGCGGCGCCGAGGCCTTGTCGATCATCTTCACGCTCGATTCCGCCAACCCGTTATGGCCCTCCATGTCCACGACCAGATGCCAATGGCCCGTCTCCGGAATGGACAGCCGGATCGGCGATTTCTTGGCGACGCCGCCGAGGAACTGATGCTTCAGAGTTTCCGTAAAGCGCTCGAAATTCGAGCTGTTCATCAACCGGACATTGGCGATGGCCGACAGCGTGATCTCGATCACGGTGCCGGCACGTTGCTCGCCTAGATCGTAATGGCTGTAACGGAAGGCAGGCTTTGACATTGCTCTTTTACTCTGGTGACACCCGGCCGTTATTTTAAGCAAGTGCCGGTTAAGGAAGCGTTGGACCGGGTGCCGTGAGGCGATCGAAGCCTGTTTCGAATTGCTACGATGTAGGTTTGGGGATAATCGCCAAACCATCGAGCTCGAACATCCATCCCTGCGGAGTGTGTATATATCGGCTGGATTATAGTTGCATTCCTTCGTCGCGAAATGCAGTGCCGCGGCCGTTGTTAGGGGAGGCGACAGCTCGTAGATTGAAACGACTTCTTGGAGATTGGAAACATGACGCTCAAGCGGATGGACAACGTAGGAATCGTCGTCGAAGACCTCGAAGGGACGATTGATTTCTTTCGCGAACTCGGCCTCGAACTGGAAGGTCGGGCCACGATCGAAGGAGAATGGGCCGGACGTGTCACTGGACTGGGCGATCAGCGTGTCGAGATTGCCATGATGCGCACGCCAGACGGCCACAGCAGGATCGAGCTCTCCCGCTTCCTCACGCCCCCTGTCGTCGCAGATCACCGGAATGCCCCGGTCAACGCCCTGGGATATCTCCGCGTCATGTTCGCCGTGGACGACCTCGACGGGACGCTTGAAAGGCTCCGTACGCGCGGCGCGCAGCTTGTAGGTGAAGTCGTGCAGTATAAAGACGCGTATCAGCTCTGCTACATTCGTGGGCCTGAAGGGCTTCTAATCGGACTCGCCCAAGAACTTAGCCGAGCGCAATAGAAGTAGGGGTGATCGTGCTTCGCTCCCTTGCCGAGGGCGCCTTTGGCTGCGGGGACAGGCTTATCCCGCCGCCCGCAAGTTCTCCCGGTCCAACTGCGTCACCAGCGTCAGGATTGTCGCTGAGGTCGGTGTCGGGACACCGGTGAGCTTGCCGAGCGAGACGACCATGCCGACCAGCGGCGTGATTTCCAGCGGCTTGCCGGCCAGCAGATCCTGCAGCATCGAGGTGCGTACCGGGCCGATCCGGCGGGAGCGCTCGAGGCGTTCGTCGACGGAAATCGCCAGACGCGCGCCCAAGGCTTCCGCAACGACTCTCACCTCGTTCATCACCTGGCCGACCATGGCAGAAAGGGCAGGGTTGTTCATGATGTCGGACATCAGCGCCCGTGTGAGAGCGCTGATCGGATTGAAGGCGGCATTGCCCATCAGCTTGCTCCAGATCTCGTCGCGAATGCGTGGTGAGATTGAGACATTGATACTGGCCTGCTTCAGGAGAGCCGCGATCGTTTCGATGTCGCCGGTTACTTCGCCGGAGGGTTCCCCGAGGACGAAATGGCCGTTGTTGCTGAGCCTGATCTCGCCGGGATTGATAACCTCGGCGCCCTGATAGGCGACGCAACCGATAACGCGCTCAGGCCCGATCAGTCGCCAAAGATTGCCGTTCGGATCGAGCTCTTCCATCTGGCGTTCGGCGTGGCCGCTTTGCTCATCCCGATGGAAATACCACCAGGGTATGCCGTTCAGAACCATCACGACACGCGTCCGGTCATGCAGGAGCTTAGCGATGCCGGGCGCTGCCGCATCGAGCTGATGGCCCTTGAGCCCTGTGATTATCAAGTCCTGCGGCGGGAGCTCCGCCGCATTGTCGGTTGCGGTCACCTGCGCCACGAGCGGACTGTCCGCTTGAGCCTCCCAGACCTGCAAGCCACCCGCGCGGATGCCTCCCAAATGCTCGCCGCGCGCCACGACTGAAACGGTCGCCCGCTCTCTCAATCCCAAAGCCAGTTTCGCCGCAATTGTGCCGCCGAGCGCGCCTGCGCCGTAGATGCAGATGGTTCTGAGCGAAAGGGGTGCCATATCCTTGATCTCCGGGTCTGTAACGATCGGAGGAAGTTAGTGCTCTTCGATGGGCACTTCTACCCTTCTTAGAACAAGTATCACGTTCAAGCTCCGCATCGTCGGCTCGGGCTATTCTTTACCACAATCGCATTTTAACCTCGGGAGCGCCGCTGGACCAGAAACAACCAGTGCGGTATCGGTTGATCGCTGGTCCTTTTAAAGTTGATCGTGTCGCCGAGGAAGATCGTTGCGTTTCGAAGCCTTAAACCGCCTCTGGGAGACCGTTCGGGAGACTAGCCATGATTTCCAGGCCTCTACCGACGTGTTTCCTGTTGTCGATATCGAGAAGCTGAGCACAACGCTCGGCCTGAAGGAGAAGGGCGCGGCTAATGGCGGTCTCAACCGGCCAGCGCAAAGCGCTCAGTCTTTCGATGAGACCGAGCAGCGCGTCATCGCTTGGGTGGAGGCGGAAAAGAAAAGCTCTTACCAGGTCCTCGAAGACCAGTTCCAGACTTTCGACAGCCGCTTGCGCAATCTCGATTTCGAAGGTCAGTTCGGGCTGATACGCCAAGCGAATGCGTCCAGCGTTTCGGATTTCAAGGCGGAGGTCGCGAGCGGCGTGGACGAGCTGCACGGCCTGCGCCGTAATCTGAAGACCGCCGAGGACGAGATGGTCGACTTCAAGTCTCGGCACAGGCTGCAGCGCGCAGCAAAGGTTTCCAGCAAGGCTGCCTGGGGCTTCAAGGTCTCGCTGATCATCTTCCTCATTCTCATAGAGATGGTGATGAACGGCAGCTTCCTTGCCAAGGGGAGCGAGCAGGGCATTGTCGGCGGCGTCACCGAGGCGGCGGCCTTCGCCTTCCTGAACATCGGCGCGGCGTTGATGTTTTCCTTCTTCTGCGTGCGTTTCCTTGTACACAGGTCGTTCTTCTTGAAGCTGCTCGGTCTGCTCGGCTTGATCGCCTATGTCGCCGTGGCGCTCGCGATCAATATCGCGCTGGCGCATTACCGCGAAGTGTCGGCGACCATCCTCTCTGGCGCCGGAACGGAGGTCATGCAGCGGCTGAAGGCTGCGCCGCTGGGTCTGCAGGAGCTGAATTCCTGGATGCTGTTTGGCGTCGGCTTGATGTTCTCGCTCATCGCCTTCATTGATGGCTGTTACCTGACCGATCCCTATCCGGGGTTCGCCGGCGTGCAGAAACGCCTCGATGCGGCGCGAAGCAATTACATCGCCCGCAAGCTCGATCTGATCGACGATCTCCGGGATATCCGCGACGAACACAATGGCAAGATCGAAGAGATCATCCGCGATCTCAGCATGCGCCGGCAGGAGATCGCCGCCATTATCGCTCATCGCGCCAGAACGGCCGGCCTCTTCCTGGAACATCAAAATCATCTCGAGCGCACTGCCAACACGCTCCTGACCATCTATCGCGAGGCCAACAGAGGCGCGCGCGCAGAGCCGGAGCCTGCTTATTTCGCATCGTCCTATCGGCTAGAGCGCCTGACGCCGGTTCTGCACACGGACGAGGAATGGGACGACAAGGTGCTCGGTGAGCGCATTCAGAGCGCTCAGACCGAATTGACTCAGCAGATCATGCGGATCGGTGACGAGTTCGAAAGCGCCATCGAGAAATATCACAAGCTCGATAATCTTTTCCCGGAGGGCATCATTGGCACGACGCAAGCGGCGTAGCCGAGCCGGCAGTTCGGCCGGCCTTATCATCGCGACGGTTTGCCTCGCCGTTCTGTCCCTCGGTATCGTCGGCGCCTATGGTTGGCTGCGCTACAAGGCTAGCGGCAATGTCGCGGTCGACCAGGCCTCGCTCTGCCCAGTGGACGGCCCGAAAGCGGAAACGGCGATCCTGCTCGATGTCACCGATCCGATCGCGGACACGACGGCGCTTGACCTGCGCAATCAGTTCCAGAAAATCGTCTCCGACGTGCCGGTCGGCGGCGCGATCGACATCTACGCGCTGACGGAGAAAGAGGGCGAGCTCATCCAGACCTTCCACGGCTGCAATCCGGGAAGCGGTGCCAGTGTCGACGAATGGACCAGCAATCCCCGCCTGGCCCAAGCGCGCTGGGAAAAAGGTTTCGCAAAGCCGCTTGCCGATATCGCCGGCAAACTGAGTGTCGGGGAGGCGGGTAAGCAATCGCCGATCATGGCCGCCATCCAGAAGATCAATCTGGAAGTCTTTGCGAGCGCTGCCGGTGGCATACCGAAACATCTCTACATCGCCTCCGACATGATCGAACATACCGACGCCTTCTCGAACTATCGCGACGGCGCTTCCTATCAGAAATTCCAGCAGAGCCCGGCGCGTGATAAATTCCGGACGTCACTGGATGGTGTCATGATCAAGATCCTCGCCTTTCAAAGGCCGAACATGAAGTTCAGTATGGAGCAGCTTGCAAATTTCTGGGCGCAGTGGATCAAGAGCAATAATGGCTATTTCGACGGCTTCGTCCGATTGGAGGGGATACGCTGATGGCCGATGTTGAAGCGAGGCTGGCCATACGCGACTATGGGCCGATGGTCCTCTTCGGGCTGGTCACGGTCGGCGGCATGATTTTCATCTGGACGTCCAAGCTTCTTGGTTGGCCGCTGCCGATCGTGACCGGCGTGCCGCTGCTGCTGATGGCAGTCTATTTCGGGATCTCGGTGGCTTTTGCCGGATTTCGCCTGCACAACGAGCAGGCGGGCGACAATCTCTACTACATGGGATTTCTGTTCACCCTGTCGAGCCTCGGCGTATCGCTCTACCTCTTTGCCGGCGAGACGTCGATCGAGACGATCGTCCGCAATTTCGGCATCGCCGTCACCTCAACCATTGCCGGCGTCACGCTCCGTATTCTCTTCAACCAGATGCGCCGCGATCCGATCGATATCGAGCGCAGCGTCCGCCACGAACTGGCCGAGATGACCCGCCGTGTGCGCTCGGAACTGGACTCTTCGTCGCGCGAGTTTTCTCACTATCGGCGCGTCAGCAACCAGATGCTGTCCGAGGGGTTCGAGGAAATCGCGCGCCAGGCCGAGCGCAGTGGCGAGGAGATCCAGAAGATTCTGGAAGTCCTGGCGAAGCAGGCGGTCACGCCGATCAACGAGGCGGCAGCGCAACTGACCGAAACGACGTCGCAGCTTTCCGAGATCATTGGGAAATTCGGCACAGCCGTCGAAACCGTCGGTAAAAAGCTTGAGGAAATCCGCTCGCCCGAAGACGTTGTTCGGGCCGAGCTGGCGCCCGCCATTGCTGCCATCAAGGAAATGGCCGAGGCGCAGTTGCAGCCGTTAAAGAATATCGAGCAGACGCTGAGCCGCATGGCGGACTTGCCGGGACGATCGTTTTCACCTGAATTCAAGCCGGTCGATTCCCAGGTTGTACCCGTGAAGGATGAGCCGCCCTCCGCGGCGATTACAGCGGTCACGGCCAACGAAAACGAACCGCCGGCGGATGCGCCAAGGCGTAAGCGACGGTGGCATCTATGGTGATGCGCGTCTCGGATACTGCGCCAAAGCTGGAGCACAAGGGCTATAATCGCGGGCTGATCCTCGGCCTGACCATGGCCGAATCCATGCTGCTGCTGGTCTTCTGCCTGCTTCTGGTCGCAGCCGCCATGATTTCCGCGGAGAGGAACCATCGTTATGAGACCGAGCGGAAACTGAAAGACGCCGAGCAACGGCTTGTGCTGCTGGAAAAGAAACAATCCGAGCAGGCGGCGCGTCTGGTGCAACTGCAAGCGAAACTGATTTCCGGCGACCTCTCGGCGGCCGACCGGGCGACGCTGGAAAAGGAGTGGCGTGAACTGGTCGAGGCGCGTGAAACTTTGGACAGTATGGGCACTGATGGGACGAAGCCGGAGGATCTGCAGGAGCTTGCCAAGATCGCTGACGTGCTGAAGCAACATGGCGTCGATCTCGCCAAGGCGCCGGACGAGGTGAGCAAGTTGCTGGCGGGACAGGGCGGCGGAAAAGGCGCTCATGATTGGCCGCCGATCATCAATCTCGACGACGCCAAGAAGAACTATTTCCAGTCGGGCAGCGCCGAATTGACCAAGACCTTTGAGCGCATGCTCGACACGACGATCTCGAATGAGATTGCCAGCAACCTCAGCCTCTATGACGCCGACATTGTCGAGGTGATCGGCCACACGGATGAGCAGCGCGTATCGCGGACAAGCTCGAACCTCGACGATACGCTGATTGGGGCCATGGACGGCAAACTGCCGATATCGGCCGTCGAGCCTGCGGACAATGCCGGGCTTGGACTGGCGCGCGCGGTCGCCGTCGCCAATGTCCTCAAGGCCAATCCGAAGCTGAAGAACGTCACCATCCTGCCGATGTCGGCCGCCCAATTGATCCTGCCCGGCGATACGATCACAGCAGGGCAGGCGGGCGCCGTGGAATCCCGCCGGCGCATCGAGATCCGGGTCCGCGGCAGGACCACGCCGGTTGCCGTGATCAATGCCGGCGTTACGGCGTCGACGAATACGCAATAGCGCCGAGTTCGGCGAATCAGCCTCGCAGACCGGGTGCCTCGTAGCCGGTGCGCTCCACATATTCGGTATAGCCGCCGGTATATTGATGAACGCCCTCCGGCGTTAGTTCCAGCACGCGATTGGAGAGCGCCGCCAGGAAATGCCGATCGTGCGAGACGAATAGCATCGTGCCTTCATATTGCGACAGCGCCTGGATGAGCATCTCTTTCGTATCGAGATCGAGATGGTTGGTCGGCTCATCCAGCACCAGCAGGTTCGGCGGATCGAAGAGCATGATCGCCATCACCAGCCGCGCCTTCTCGCCGCCTGAGAGCACTCGGCATCTCTTTTCGACATCGTCACCGGAAAAACCGAAACATCCCGCCAGCGCGCGCAATGAGCCTTGCCCCGCCTGCGGGAACTCGTGTTCCAGCGTCTCGAATATGGTGCGTTCGCCATCCAGCAGATCCATGGCATGCTGGGCGAAATACCCCATCTTCACGCTGGCGCCCAGAGCGACGCTGCCGTCATCCGGCTGCGTGGAACCGGCTACCAGCTTCAGCAGGGTGGACTTGCCGGCGCCGTTGATGCCCATGATGCACCAGCGCTCCCTGCGCCGCACCATGAAGTCCAGCCCTTCATAGATGACACGGCTGCCGTACTTCTTGTGGACGCCCTTGAGATTGATCACATCTTCGCCCGAGCGCGGCGCCGGCTGGAATTCGAAGGCGACGGTCTGGCGCCGTTTCGGCGGCTCCACCCGATCGATCTTCTCCAGCTTCTTCACGCGGCTCTGCACTTGCGAGGCATGCGAGGCACGCGCCTTGAAGCGTTCGATGAATTTGATTTCCTTGGCAAGCATTGCCTGCTGGCGTTCGAACTGAGCCTGCTGCTGCTTCTCGTTCTGTGCCCGCTGCTGTTCGTAGAATGCATAATCGCCGGAATAGCTGCTCAATGAGCCGCCGTCGATCTCGATGATCTTGGTGACGATGCGGTTCATGAACTCGCGATCGTGCGAGGTCATCAGCAAAGCGCCCTCGTAACCTCTGAGGAATTCTTCCAGCCAGATGAGGCTTTCCAGATCCAGATGGTTGCTCGGCTCGTCGAGCAGCATGACATCGGGGCGCATGAGGAGAATGCGGGCAAGCGCCACGCGCATTTTCCAGCCGCCCGACAGCGCGCCGACATCGCCGTCCATCATCTCCTGGCTGAAACTGAGGCCCGCCAGCACTTCGCGGGCACGCCCTTCGAGGGCATAGCCGTCCAGCTCCTCGTAACGCGCCTGCACTTCGCCATAACGCTCGATGATCTCGTCCATCTTGTCGGCCAGGTCCGGATCGACCATCGCGGCTTCCAGCTCGCGCAGCTCGGCGGCAACCGCGCTGACGGAGCCAGCGCCTTCCATCACTTCGGAGACGGCGCTGCGGCCCGCCATTTCGCCGACATCCTGATTGAAGTAGCCGATGGTGACGCCCTTATCGACGGAAACCTGCCCCTCATCGGGCAGCTCCTGTCCGGTGATCATCCGGAAAAGCGTCGTCTTGCCGGCGCCGTTCGGGCCGACGAGCCCGACGCTCTCGCCCCTGTTGAGCGCCGCGGATGCCTCGATGAAGAGGATGCGATGGCTGTTCTGCTTGCTGATATTCTCGATACGAATCATGTTTACGCGAGGCCCGAAGAAAGTTTTGGCGCCTTATGCCACGGGTCGCGAGCTCTGTCGCAGCTTTTTGGTCAAAAGATGAGATCGATGACAAACCGATGTCAGTCGCGGTGATTTTCGAGGCACTGAGGCATGAAGCGACCATTCGCCCGTCGGTATCCGCCACATCCAGTCTGTACGTCAACCGCTCTACGCCGGCTGCGGGCGTGGCGGTCGCATTTTTCGGAGTATCGGACGCTCTATGAAAAGGTAGCAGATGATCGCGAAGGCCAGCGAACCCAATACGAGGAACGCAGGCTGCGCGGCGTGCGGCACGCCAGCGCGCAACAGCAGCGCCGTTACTATGACGCCGGTGAGCACGTGCCAAACGTAGATGGAATAAGAGGCGTCACCAAGGAAGTGCAGGAATGCGAGTTTGGGAGCACCTCGCTCCCGTTCTGCGAAAACAGCGCCCGACAACAGCAGCACCGCAGGTATGCCCCAGCGAACCGCCCGGTCGACATGGGGTATCAGGTCACTCGCCATCAACAGCACCAATCCGGCGATCATCAAGCCGATAGCGGCGTGAAAAGACAGCCGAAAACCCTGCTTCCACAAGCGTCCGATGACGACTCCGGCCGCAAATTCAAGAATGACCGGCTCCGTGAAAACACTGATATAGCCGAGTGGCAGCAGGTAGTGCGTAATGACGACGGCCACCAAAGCCACCATCAGGAACCATAGCCGTCTGAGTTCGGGCAGAAACAGCGAAATGGAAAAGATGAGATAAAAGAACATCTCATAGGACAGGGTCCATCCCTGCTCGACAATGGGATGCATTGCTTCGCCCTTCATGACGGGCAGGAAAAGCAGTGAGCCGATCAAATTCCCGATGCTCGTGTCTATGTTGAAGAAGAACTGCGGTTTCAACACAGCCATGACGAATGTCGCCGCCGTCGCAATCCAGTAAAGCGGCACTATTCTGAACAGCCGGCGCACCATGAACTCTTGCGGACCGACCGATCTTCCCTCGGTCGTGACCCACATGATGAAGCCGCTGATGACAAAGAAAATATCGACCCCCGCTGCTCCGACCCTGAAGTTAAGGCCGTATGCGGCGCTGCCATGGAAGCAGAGGACGGAAATCGCGGCGATAGCCCGCAGATACTGAATGCTTGTGATGTCATTGCCGATTTTCAAGACGGTGCCCCGCGCGACTGGACTGCCACCGCCAAGGCCTTGCCGGCCGGTTTGGCGATAAAATGAGTCGAAAGGCCGGACACTCACACAGAACAGCTTGGAGCGCACGGCGGACCGAATGTTGCTGGCAGCAACAATTTCAATGAAACCCGATGATTTCCCGCCGGTTTCGTGACGAAAATCGGGCATTTCGGATGTGGGACGGTTGTGGCGATAAATTGTGGGCGCTCTTTATGCGCGAAAAGCTTGCCTATCGGCCGAATATCCCGCATTTTGTCTGAATGGTCCTTCGCGCAGAGATTGTTTTTTATTTATTTCAGTTAGTAATTTCAGGCGCTCTGATTACCTGAAATCTTCAAATACTTTACGGGCAAGCACAGCGCTGAAGTGATGAGGGGCAAAATAATAGGTGCATCTAGAGCGTTTCCCATTCATGCTGGATCGTATCCACATGAGTTGAAGTAGTTTCGGGCCTCTTGTGGGTCGACCCGCCCAATCAGCTTGCCGATGCGATCCCATAGACCGGTTACGGTTCTCTCGGCAGCTTTTCGCAGGAGTGCCTTCAGCTTGGAGAAGGCCTTTTCTATGGGATTGAAGTCCGGGCTGTAGGGCGGAAGGAACATCATGGTCGCACCTGCCGCTTCGATCATCTCTCGCGCCGCCGGTCGTTTGTGGCTGGATAGATTATCGAGAATGACGACATCACCCGGCTTCAAGGTTGGAAGCAGGACCTGAGCGACATAGGCTTCGAACCACTCACCGTTGATCGGCCCGTCGATGACAAGCGGTGCCACTATTCCCGTGCTGCGTAGGCCTGCAACCAGTGTGGTTGTCTTGCGGTGACCATGCGGAAACCCCATTCGCAACCGCTCACCCTTGCGGCATCGTCCATGAGTGCGGGCCATATTGGTTGCCGTCCAGGTCTCGTCGATGAACACAAGCCGCTCCGGGTCGAGATCGAGTTGGTCCTCGAACCAGGCTTGCCGCTTTTCCAGGATGTCCGGACGGCTCTGCTCTACCGCATGGCCAGTCTTTTTTTGCGCGTCTGGTTGTGCCGAACGAGAAACCGGTGCAGGGCCGACTTGCTCGCGATGATGCCTTGGGCCGCAAGAGCGTCACGAAGCTCAAATAGCGTCCCATCCCGGTGCTCTGCAAGCCAAGCCATTATCAGATCGGCATGAGCTTCAATCTTATGGGAACTGCGGTCGCCACCAAGCGGACCGGGACGAACGTTTCCATGCCGAATTTGCAGGTTACGCCAACGGCTCACGCTGGCTGCGCTCACACCAAAACGCTCGGCTGCCTCCCTATGAGATGCTCCGCCATCGACGGCGGCAAGCACACGTATGCGAAGATCAACGGAAAGGGCTTTCGACATATCTGCCGACCTCCATCGGCAGATAGGTTGAATCAGAATGCAAGTGATTTGAAAAGCAATTCGATTCAATCAGTCAGGGAAGCGCTCTAAAGCTCGAGGGTGTGCTGCGAACTGAGGAGGTCTCGTCTCATTCGAATGGCGCGTACCTCTTGCCGTTTCGACATCGTGATATTGCCTTTTGAAATCCGTACCGGAAC is part of the Rhizobium sp. CB3090 genome and harbors:
- a CDS encoding ABC-F family ATP-binding cassette domain-containing protein: MIRIENISKQNSHRILFIEASAALNRGESVGLVGPNGAGKTTLFRMITGQELPDEGQVSVDKGVTIGYFNQDVGEMAGRSAVSEVMEGAGSVSAVAAELRELEAAMVDPDLADKMDEIIERYGEVQARYEELDGYALEGRAREVLAGLSFSQEMMDGDVGALSGGWKMRVALARILLMRPDVMLLDEPSNHLDLESLIWLEEFLRGYEGALLMTSHDREFMNRIVTKIIEIDGGSLSSYSGDYAFYEQQRAQNEKQQQAQFERQQAMLAKEIKFIERFKARASHASQVQSRVKKLEKIDRVEPPKRRQTVAFEFQPAPRSGEDVINLKGVHKKYGSRVIYEGLDFMVRRRERWCIMGINGAGKSTLLKLVAGSTQPDDGSVALGASVKMGYFAQHAMDLLDGERTIFETLEHEFPQAGQGSLRALAGCFGFSGDDVEKRCRVLSGGEKARLVMAIMLFDPPNLLVLDEPTNHLDLDTKEMLIQALSQYEGTMLFVSHDRHFLAALSNRVLELTPEGVHQYTGGYTEYVERTGYEAPGLRG
- a CDS encoding acyltransferase — encoded protein: MKIGNDITSIQYLRAIAAISVLCFHGSAAYGLNFRVGAAGVDIFFVISGFIMWVTTEGRSVGPQEFMVRRLFRIVPLYWIATAATFVMAVLKPQFFFNIDTSIGNLIGSLLFLPVMKGEAMHPIVEQGWTLSYEMFFYLIFSISLFLPELRRLWFLMVALVAVVITHYLLPLGYISVFTEPVILEFAAGVVIGRLWKQGFRLSFHAAIGLMIAGLVLLMASDLIPHVDRAVRWGIPAVLLLSGAVFAERERGAPKLAFLHFLGDASYSIYVWHVLTGVIVTALLLRAGVPHAAQPAFLVLGSLAFAIICYLFIERPILRKMRPPRPQPA
- a CDS encoding VOC family protein, producing MTLKRMDNVGIVVEDLEGTIDFFRELGLELEGRATIEGEWAGRVTGLGDQRVEIAMMRTPDGHSRIELSRFLTPPVVADHRNAPVNALGYLRVMFAVDDLDGTLERLRTRGAQLVGEVVQYKDAYQLCYIRGPEGLLIGLAQELSRAQ
- a CDS encoding DUF1883 domain-containing protein, which gives rise to MSKPAFRYSHYDLGEQRAGTVIEITLSAIANVRLMNSSNFERFTETLKHQFLGGVAKKSPIRLSIPETGHWHLVVDMEGHNGLAESSVKMIDKASAPRIQKAAENVTAR
- a CDS encoding IS630 family transposase (programmed frameshift) is translated as MSKALSVDLRIRVLAAVDGGASHREAAERFGVSAASVSRWRNLQIRHGNVRPGPLGGDRSSHKIEAHADLIMAWLAEHRDGTLFELRDALAAQGIIASKSALHRFLVRHNQTRKKRPGHAVEQSRPDILEKRQAWFEDQLDLDPERLVFIDETWTATNMARTHGRCRKGERLRMGFPHGHRKTTTLVAGLRSTGIVAPLVIDGPINGEWFEAYVAQVLLPTLKPGDVVILDNLSSHKRPAAREMIEAAGATMMFLPPYSPDFNPIEKAFSKLKALLRKAAERTVTGLWDRIGKLIGRVDPQEARNYFNSCGYDPA
- a CDS encoding 2-dehydropantoate 2-reductase, giving the protein MAPLSLRTICIYGAGALGGTIAAKLALGLRERATVSVVARGEHLGGIRAGGLQVWEAQADSPLVAQVTATDNAAELPPQDLIITGLKGHQLDAAAPGIAKLLHDRTRVVMVLNGIPWWYFHRDEQSGHAERQMEELDPNGNLWRLIGPERVIGCVAYQGAEVINPGEIRLSNNGHFVLGEPSGEVTGDIETIAALLKQASINVSISPRIRDEIWSKLMGNAAFNPISALTRALMSDIMNNPALSAMVGQVMNEVRVVAEALGARLAISVDERLERSRRIGPVRTSMLQDLLAGKPLEITPLVGMVVSLGKLTGVPTPTSATILTLVTQLDRENLRAAG
- a CDS encoding OmpA family protein; translation: MVMRVSDTAPKLEHKGYNRGLILGLTMAESMLLLVFCLLLVAAAMISAERNHRYETERKLKDAEQRLVLLEKKQSEQAARLVQLQAKLISGDLSAADRATLEKEWRELVEARETLDSMGTDGTKPEDLQELAKIADVLKQHGVDLAKAPDEVSKLLAGQGGGKGAHDWPPIINLDDAKKNYFQSGSAELTKTFERMLDTTISNEIASNLSLYDADIVEVIGHTDEQRVSRTSSNLDDTLIGAMDGKLPISAVEPADNAGLGLARAVAVANVLKANPKLKNVTILPMSAAQLILPGDTITAGQAGAVESRRRIEIRVRGRTTPVAVINAGVTASTNTQ